The DNA sequence AGCAAGTTATGGAACGGTttggaaactaaaatttcaagggaaatcttgaaatttaattgtttctgcatgaaaattatttcgtCATGCCCTCACATAATTCAAGGCTATTTACGGTTATGAAGCGTTTGATATTGCATGGGCAAGAAAACATCACGTACAAGTTCATCAATTGAAATAAAGGCAACAgagacatgaaaaaaattgcttcatGCTCATGATGTCTCACGATCATATCACACGCCTCCTTTAATTTTCTGAAAGAGAGGTCTCACACGGAATGTTCATGCCCCGCATGGTGAAAAAAAAgcgagagagagagggagggagggagggagaggGAGAGGGAGAGGGAGGGAGAGAGATAGAGAGAGAAGTCATGTTGAGCATGCTAGTCAAAGAGTAGCATAAGGATTCATGCCCGGCATGAAAATGGACGAAATGTCATGCAAGAAAAGAACGAAACAATAATGCTAATCAGTTTCTATTTAAGGAGTTCTCTCCggcataataataacattaataaaaatgattttttttctaacaaattTCATGCCCGATACGAAGTGTTATGCAATTGATATACCAATTGATAGTCTTTATTTGTGAGGTATTAATAAGTACGTTTTTGATTAGGTAAACAACAATATCAGGACCTCACTCATGGTTTTCATTTAGAAGCATATCAAAATCATCAAATCGAACACAAAGTTCACATATAAAGTCTTTTATCGTTGTTTATTCCCTCTATGTATAGAAAATTATTATACGGACTGACATAAGAAAGGTAAAGAACTaattctttaaattttttcatggttaATCAGTTTTTATGTTATTATTGTGCATTGTGCTTTGTTAATTCTATTTTTACCGAACATTTTCAGGTATAACGACCTAAAGAAATAAGTATTATACATATATAAGAGTGACCCCCCTCAAAATCATCATAGCCCCCCCGTCTAggtaaattatgaatgctccctaagtATAGTAAATTAAACCTCTTGCGAACCAAATGTGATACACAGAACGTTTAGAATTTtaggaacaaaacaaaatgtagaACAAATGGAAATTACTATGGTTACAACCACATTGACTTGATGATAACAGATACCCGTGGTTTAGAATTTCTGAAATCCTGAATGTGTCAAAGTCCGAAGCCCAGAAGTAAACGCAGAATTAAGCAGAGCTCACCAACTTCAAAGTGGGGCTGGACTCCAAAAATCATGGAGGACAATAACTAACTAACACGTTTTTGACACATGATTTTGTTTGTGATTTTCCTATTCAACAAAGTTCTCCTAGACGGCAACTATGTTATCTCATGATCCAATGCAAACAATCAGCCTTAGTCAAAACTCAAAGCAAACAAGAGATGTGTATAGCAATGTTGCTTGAGCTTTACCATAGCATTAGTCAAATATAACATTAACTTTGTTCACCAATTAATGATGGAGTAGAAGCGATATAATTGATCGAATGCCCAATCATGCAGCCCGACAGCAAATCCATCATGTGTCTTGGGAGCTGAGAACATAGTGCAATATGacgaaaaattggaaaaaggtAACTCAAATAATACATTATAAAGAAAAGCGACAAAAGTTAAAAGTGATTCTACTCCGTTATCACCAAATTGAGAATATTTTGTGACCAATACGAATTTGCAGAGGAAGAcataaatgttaaataaaccagcaatttttcaaaacttgtcGTGAAAATAGGTTGTGTCTTCGACTATTTTGCTATagaaacataaattatttcagtAGAAAATGATTTGTTCCTTCAAGGTAATTTTCCAGTAATGGATTCACCAGATAGTGTCGTCCAGTTTCTTCAATGATTTATTGATCACATTTCTGTCCTTGTGATATTCAGGAGATTTCATCTTGTCCTCTTTGATATCGTCGAGTTCTCCTAGTGGTGTGAACCCTTTACATACATAATTGACCACTCCCcactggggcttttcagggccaatgaaacaaacaactgaaataaacttaacaggttaagaatcccagctggcaggaggcagaccagttggctttgTACAAGCGCAGACGAGGAGATGAATCACGGATACAGTCAGGAATCCAGTCACAGCGGGACCcgaactcgggatctccaaATTTCAAATCCGACGCCcaaaccactcggccacgctgcctcctagtaacactttaaaattgcgaggatcatatacattcatttcaatcccCAGTTCTAATACAAGAAATTAATGTAGATATAGATCTATACTTTAATAAAAACTTAAAGGAACAACTTACAGGATGCATGTGCTTTCAAAggcacaaaatatttttgatcAAAAACAAGTAAACAGGGATAGACCTCCTTTACATACgaagataaaaatatgttcTGATCAGGTCTTTCTCCACATTGCGCCAGGGAGGCAGCGTGGCTGACTGGTCAGGGtgctggacttgaaatctggagatcccgagttcacgtcccgctctgaccagtagctggatttgttccaggtagtccttggctcatctcctcggctgcgcttgtatcTGGCCACCTGGTTTGcttcctgccagttgggattctccacctgttaagtttgtttcaaaagtggAGTGCTTGTGAACTAGCTTAAGAGCTAATTATACTTCCActataaataaacaatttgttttttttttttttggttggtAGTTTAAGCCAAAGAATGCTTGATTCTACAGTACTACTGAGAAGATCAACGCAATGGAGTTGAGTCTCAAAATAGATGCCAATGATGTCGTCCTGCTTGCAGTAacaccaaaaataaaattgctagATCTGGTTACTTGCATAACTGATAGTATTCAGTGGAAAATCGTTTGTTTCCACCAGCGTTCATTCCATACAAGTTTGTCTCGTCCATTTCGACCGTGTCTGTCTGACCCCTCCATCAACTGAGACGTATCTGTAGTTGCGCTTTGCCGCAATGGTTTCAATACGAGTAACGTTTCGTCTCTTTTCCAGGAGTGGAAGCAGGATGCACCGAGGCTTGTTTGATTTACAGTACGACTGACAAGATCAACGCAATGGAGTTGGCTACCTCAAAAACAGTCACCTTCGTAGCCAACCTCAGCCGAGCAGTTGCTCTGGATGTCCACGTTAGTGAGCGAACCATTTACTGGAGCGATATCAATCGACGAGTCATTCAACGTATGAACTTGACCTCTGGAGTAATCGAAAATATAATTACAGGCAATCTCGGTGTTGTCGATGGCCTTGCGATAGATTGGGACAGTGATTTAATATACTGGACAGACTACACTTACAAAAGAGTGGAAGTTGCTACACTACATGGAAAACATCGGAAAGTACTCATCCAAGGCGGCCTGAGTAACCCTCGGGGATTAGCGCTTTATCCAAAGAAAGGGTAAGTACTCTGCCGCCTGCCTAGTTTCCTGAAACACCATCActttaaaaactttcttttgtcaaCAGCATGTCATTACTGACCGATGCATGGAAGATTTGCTGGACGTCAGTTAACGAGACTAAGATAGTCGTAACGTCTTTTCCAATTTCTTTCAGGTTCTTGTTCTTGACCGACTGGGGTTATTCATCACCCAAAATCGAGCGAGCCACCCTAGCCGGAACACAAAGGACAGTGCTCGTTGACCTCCGAAACGTCACCCAGTACTGGCCAAATGCCGTTATTGTGGATTATAGAGAAGATCGCATCTACTGGATTGACGCATGGATTGACGCTATTGAATCGTGCGACTTATACGGAAAGCACAGACGCAAGCTGACAAGTCCTCTTCATCCCTCTTTCAACATGCACCCCTTTGATTTGACTGTTTACGATGACATCCTCTACTGGAGTGACTGGAACACTGATTCCATCGAGAGACTCAATTGGACGACTGCTGCTTATCTAGGTGGTCTCGGTGTTTTGACATCTGACCGGGTTTTCGGGGTTGCATTACTTGACGACTCAAGGCAACCCGCATCAGCaggtaaacaaaatcaaataacaCCGGTGTCTCGAACTCCACAAAATCCTTTACATGAAACGTAGGGAACAAAGAGGCAACAAAGATATTTAGGTGGCACAACGATCAAAGCACATTTATTGACGACAATCCTATTGATCGTTTAGCCTAACGACTTGGATTTGCTGGTGGGGATACACCGGCTGAGCCATTAGCTTGGCCCGTTAACCTCAGCTGGAGTGTCCGGGTTGAGCAATCTGTTCCACAAACCCTTCTCCACTGCATTACAAGGAGATGCTGGTACTCACGGAAAAATGCATTTCGATGATTGCATGGGGTCGGACGGCTCTCTTACCACCACAAAAAAGTTCTTGAAGTAGCTGTCAACTTTTGCTTCCGCTTTTGCTTACCTTTTCTGCTTCAGACAAATTGAACACTAATGGCCTATTTgcagtggccaattttggtttGGGTCAATCGGAATACTTTCACTAGATACTCACTTCTCTTATTTGGTGGCTAAGCGGAACTT is a window from the Acropora palmata chromosome 1, jaAcrPala1.3, whole genome shotgun sequence genome containing:
- the LOC141892646 gene encoding low-density lipoprotein receptor-related protein 5-like, with the translated sequence MERLCLLAATMFFVLFTGEGVEAGCTEACLIYSTTDKINAMELATSKTVTFVANLSRAVALDVHVSERTIYWSDINRRVIQRMNLTSGVIENIITGNLGVVDGLAIDWDSDLIYWTDYTYKRVEVATLHGKHRKVLIQGGLSNPRGLALYPKKGFLFLTDWGYSSPKIERATLAGTQRTVLVDLRNVTQYWPNAVIVDYREDRIYWIDAWIDAIESCDLYGKHRRKLTSPLHPSFNMHPFDLTVYDDILYWSDWNTDSIERLNWTTAAYLGGLGVLTSDRVFGVALLDDSRQPASAGKQNQITPVSRTPQNPLHET